The following is a genomic window from Rhizobium sp. 11515TR.
GCACGCCGCTTCTCGGCCTGCCGGTACTTGCCTGGATCGGCATCGCGATCGTGCTGATGATGTATCTGGTGCTGCGCTATACGCAGTTCGGCCGCTCGGCCTATGCGAGCGGCGGCAATCCAGTTGCCGCCGTCTATGCCGGTATCGACGTCGGCTGGACGCGCTTCCTCGCCTTCGTTCTGTCCGGCGCGCTCGCCGGTCTCAGCGGCTATCTCTGGGTCTCGCGCTATGCGGTGGCCTATGTCGATATCGCCAATGGGTTCGAGCTCGATAGCGTGGCGGCCTGCGTCATCGGCGGCATTTCGATCGCCGGTGGCGTCGGTTCGGTCGCCGGCGCGGTCTTGGGTGCCCTGTTCCTCGGCGTCATCAAGAACGCACTTCCGGTCATCGGCATCTCGCCGTTCACGCAAATGGCGATTTCAGGCACCGTCATCATTCTTGCCGTCGTCTTCAACGCCCGGCGCGAACGCAACCGCGGCCGCATCATTCTGCGCGATCAGGCCGCGAAGGACACCGCCAGCCAGGGAGCACACGCATGAGCAACGGTTCGCAAGCGGTAACCGCGGAAAAGCGCGTCATTCCGGATCGCCTCGGCACGCCTTTCAAGCGCATCATGGCGAGCTGGGAAACGCTGCTTTTCGGCGTCGCGGTCGCGATCTTCATCTTCAATTCGCTGGCTTCGCCCTATTTCCTCGATCCCTTCAATCTCTCGGACGCGACCTTCAACTTCACCGAAAAGGCGATGATCGCCTTTGCCATGGCGCTCCTCGTCATCGCTGGCGAAATCGACCTCTCGGTCGCAGCCATCATCGCGCTCGCCTCGACGGCCATGGGGGCCGCGGCGCAACTGGGCGTCGATACGCCCGGCCTCGTTGCCATCGGTATCGGCGTCGGCCTCGTCTGCGGCATCTTCAACGGATTGCTCGTTTCCGTGCTGAAGCTGCCATCGATCGTCGTCACCATCGGCACGATGAGCCTGTTTCGCGGCATTTCCTATATCGTTCTCGGCGATCAAGCCTATGGCAACTATCCGGATAGTTTTGCCTATTTCGGCCAGGGCTATGTCGTCTGGGTCTTCTCGTTCGAATTCGTGCTCTTCATCGTGCTGGCGATCACCTTCGCGATCCTGCTGCATGCGACGAATTTCGGCCGGCAGGTCTATACGATCGGCAACAATGATTTCGCCGCACGCTTCTCGGGCATTCCGGTGGAGCGGGTCAAATTCATCCTGTTTCTCTTGACCGGCATCATGAGCGGTATCGCCGCCGTGTGCCTCACGTCGCGCCTCGGCTCCACGCGCCCTTCGATCGCTCTTGGCTGGGAGCTGGAAGTGGTCACCATGGTCGTGCTCGGCGGCGTGTCGATCCTCGGCGGCTCAGGCACGATCGGCGGTGTCGTCATCGCCGCCTTTGTCATGGGCCTCGTCACCTTCGGCCTCGGCCTGCTCAATGTTCCCGGCATCGTCATGTCGATCTTCATCGGCCTCCTCCTCATCATCACCATCGCGCTGCCGATCGTGGCAAGGCGCATCAGGACCATGAGCTCCAAATGACCGCTGCTCTCGAACGCCACGCCTTCAAGATGACGCTCAATCCAGGCATGGAAGCGGAATACCGGAAGCGGCATGATGAAATCTGGCCCGAGCTGGTCGATCTGCTGCATCAGGCCGGCGTCAGCGATTATTCCATCCATCTCGACCGCGAGACGAATACGCTTTTCGGTGTGCTGACCCGGCCGAAAGATCACACGATGGCCAGCCTGCCCGCACATCCCGTCATGAAGAAATGGTGGGCGCATATGGCGGATATCATGGCGACCAATCCCGATAATTCGCCCATCCAAAGCGATCTCGTCACGGTCTTTCATCTGCCATGAACAGCGAGACAGTCTACCGCCACATCGCCGTGATCGACATCGGCAAGACCAACGCCAAAGTCGTTGTGCTGGATGCCGGGACCGGTGCCGAGATTGCGGCCGTCAGGACCGCAAACAGCGTCCTGAAGTCAGGTCCTTACCCGCATTACGATATCGAAAGCCTATGGCGCTTCATCATCGAGGCGTTGAAGGGCTTTGCAGCCACGCCCGGCTTCGATGCCATATCAATCACCACCCATGGCGCATCCGCCGTGATGCTTTCAGCCGATGGCAGCCTTGCGTTGCCGGTTCTCGACTATGAGCATGGCTATCCCCAAGCCGTTCAGGATGCCTATGCGCAAGTGCGCCCGGCTTTTGCCGAAACCTTTTCGCCGCGGCTATCCGGTGGCCTGAACGTCGGCGCGCAGATCCATTATCTGAAAATTACTTTCCCGGCGGATTTCGCTCGTGTCGCGACGATCCTGACCTATCCGCAATATTGGACGTTTCGCCTGACCGGCGTTGCCGCCAACGAGGTGACCTCGCTTGGCTGTCACACGGATCTCTGGAATCCAACCACCCAAAACTATTCGTCTCTGGTCGACGCGCTTGGCATTCGCGGGCTGATGGCGCCGGTCCGTTCAGCTTTCGAAGCACTTGGGCCGGTCCTGCCAGCACTTAGCGAAGAGATCGGACTAACAAAATCGGTGCCCGCCTATTGTGGCATTCACGACTCCAACGCTTCACTGCTGCCGCATCTGGTCGAGAACGAAGCACCTTTCGCCGTCGTCTCGACGGGAACCTGGGTGATCAGTTTCGGCGTCGGCGGCGATCTCGATCATCTCGATCCCGCTCGCGATACCCTTGCCAATATCGATGCCTATGGCCGCGCCGTGCCGTCTTCCCGCTTCATGGGTGGCCGCGAGTTCGAGATTCTGGCAGCGGAAATCGGTATTGCATCCCATGAAGCAATCGAAGCCGCGTTGGAACCGGTGATCGAGAAAGGCCTCATGCTACTGCCCAACGTCGTTGACGGATCGGGACCCTTTCCCGGCCAGACGCGACGCTGGATCGGGGATATCTCCGTGAGCAAGGCCGAACGGCTCGCAGCCGTCAGCCTCTATCTCGCGCTGATGACGGAAGCCTGCCTCGATCTGATCGGCGCCAAAGGACCGGTCTTCGTCGAAGGTCCCTTTGCGCTCAATCGCCCCTACCTCACTGCCCTCTCTGCCTTGACGAGCACCGATGTCATCGCACTAGCGAGTTCGACCGGTACCAGCCAGGGTGCCGCCTTGCTGGCAGGGATAAGACCCATCAGTGCCGCGGATAGCCCGCCTGTTCGCGCGGAACTGCCGGGGTTGGCGCGCTATCGGCAGTCCTGGCGCGAGGCCATGATCTCCTAATCTTCGGTTCTGGCGAGTTCTGCCGCCGCGATTTCGGCAACACGCAGCGTCGGTTCGACGTGTTCATCCTCGCCATCTTCGATCAGCCAGCTTGCTGAAAGGCCGGCCCAGGCAACGATCCATCGCAACAGGCGCCCGCGCTCCATTCCCGCCGCCTCGGCAACGACTGCCACTTGCCGGGCAAGACGGCCGGGAGATGTGGCGACGGCGTTATCCGGATTGCAGAAGAGATTGGCGTAGTCGAAGCCGCGTTCGCCTACGAGCCCCTTGGGATCGATCGCAAGCCAGCCGCGCTCTGAGAAGTCAAGAATATTGCCGTGATGGATATCGCCATGCAGCGCCACGACATCGCGGGGTTCCGACAGCAGTTTGCGGGCCGTGACAGCAGACCGTACGAAAGTGCCACCTTCGCAGTGGGCCATAGTTTCGAGCGAACGAAACCGGTGGACAAGCGGAATCAATTGCGGCAAGCCGCCCCCGCGAGAGGCATGAAGCCCAGCGACAGCCTCGCAGATGATCCGGCTTGCCTCGTCGTCCTCGCCATTCCTTGCCATCTCGGCAAGTGAGCGGCTGCCTGTCGCCCGTTCGAGCAGGATAGCATCGTCCTGATGTTCGAGAACACGCGCAGCACCAATGCCATTCCACCAGACCATAAGCTCGGCCCCCGATTTCTCCTCCGGTGCGTCGGCGATCTTCAGCATCGCCGGCTCACCATCACGACGCACGGGGAAAAGCCGGCTGGAATGCGTCACGATCGGAGCGCCATCGGGGATCAACCGCCAGAGGTCAAAATAGGCTTTGAAATCGTCACTCTCATTCACGCGACATCAATCTCCTCGGCATAGGCCACGCCATGACGGGCGCCGTTACCTATGTGGGTCAGCGGCGTCGAAACTTCCACTTTTAGATTCACCTCACTTTACCGCCATATCGCCTGGGTCTTGGGAGCTAGCGCGCAACAACCATCCCTCGTCAAAATTTTCGAAAAAACGCTAAAATTGTCTTCGCGACGGTTATTTTCTTGCGGAATCGTCGCAATATTCCTACACAAAATACCCTCATGAGCGCTTTCGAGATCAAAAAATGTCCGAAGGCGATCATCGGCTTCGATATCAGCCTCGTTTCTTTAAAAAGAGCGCCTCACGGCAGTTTGCGCGTCGAGACAGGTGATTGCGGACGGGTTCAAAGGGCGCTGCCGCGCCTATCCAAGGAGAGCTAACATGAGTCTGAAGACATTGACGGCCGCGACCTTCGTCGCTTCGCTGGCCTTCGCACCTCTCGCACATGCGGACATCACCATCGGCCTCATCGCGCCGCTGACCGGCCCGGTCGCAGCCTATGGCGAGCAGGTCAAGAATGGCGCGCAGACCGCTATCGACGAAATCAACAAGAGCGGCGGCGTTCTCGGCCAGAAGCTCGTCCTGAAGCTCGGCGATGATGCCGGCGATCCGAAGCAGGGCGTATCCGTCGCCAACGGCATTGTCGGCGACAGCATCCGCTTCGTCGTCGGCCCGGTGACTTCGGGCGTTGCCATTCCGGTTTCCGACGCGCTTGCTGAAAACGGCATCTTGATGGTCACGCCGACCGCAACCGCTCCGGATCTGACCAATCGCGGTCTCACGAACGTCTTCCGCACCTGCGGCCGCGATGACCAGCAGGCCGTCGTTGCCGGCGAATATGTGGTGAAGAACTTCAAGGACAAGAAGATCGCCATCCTCAACGACAAGGGCGCTTATGGCAAGGGCCTGGCGGACGCCTTCAAGGCGGCGATCAACAAGGGCGGCATCACCGAAGTCGTCAACGACTCGCTGACCCCCGGCGAAAAGGATTACAGCGCTCTGACGACGAAGCTGAAGCAGGCCGGCGTCGAAGTGATCTATTTCGGTGGCTATCATCCGGAAGCAGGTCTGCTGGCCCGCCAGCTGCACGACATCTCCGTCAAGGCGCAGATCATCGGTGGCGACGGCCTGTCCAACACCGAATATTGGGCGATCGCCAACGATTCGGCGGCCGGCACGCTCTTCACCAATGCGTCCGACGCGCTGAAGAATCCGGATTCGCAAAGCGCCGTTGCCGCCCTCAAGGCGCGCAACATCCCGGCCGAAGCCTTCACGCTGAACGCCTATGCTGCCGTGCAGGTCCTGAAGGCTGGTATCGAAAAAGCCGGCAAGGCAGATGACGCCGAAGCCGTCGGTACTGCTCTGAAGAAGGGCGAGCCAATCGACACCGCCATCGGCAAGGTCACCTACGGCGAAACCGGCGACCTCACCTCGCAGAGCTTCTCGCTCTACAAGTGGGAAGGCGGCAAGATCGTTTCGGCCGAATAAGCCGTCACGTCATCGCTTCGAAATAGAGCCGGGCCACCTGTTGTTGGCCCAGCTTTTTCATTGGAGATGCTGCCCGAGCCGCTGCCACTCAGCAAACGGTGCGGAAACGCTCGATGCAAGTGGAGAGAACCTCCTCTCCCGGCCGCTTCCACCAATTATTCTGAGAGAAGATCTCGACCTCCTGCAAGCCGAAGAAACCGGCCTTCTCGATCTCGGCGCGGATGCGCTTCAAGTCGATGACACCATCCCCCATCATGCCGCGGTCGAGCAGCAGGTCCGTGGTCGGCACCAGCCAGTCGCAGATGTGATGCGCTAAAATTCGGCCTCCAGCGCCGGCGCGCGCAATCTGCTGATAAAGCTTCGGGTCCCACCAGACATGGTAGACATCGACCGCGACACCGATGCCTTCGCCGAGGAGATCGCAGATGTCGAGCGCCTGCTCCAGCATGTTCACGCAGGCGCGGTCAGCCGCGTACATCGGATGTAGCGGCTCGATCGCCAGTGGTATGCCGGAGCTACGCGCATGCGGCAGGATCGCCGCGATACCGTCCGCCACCATCTCGCGGGCATGAGCGATATCCTTCGATCCCTCCGGCAGACCGCCAACGACGAGAACCAGGCAATCGGCATTCAGCGCCGCCGCTTCGTCGATCGCCCGCTTGTTGTCGTCAATCGCAGCCGCCCTACCCTCGGCGCTTGCGGCAGGAAACATGCCGCCGCGGCAAAGCCCGGTGACTTTCAGCCTGTTGTCGGCGACGATGCGAGCAGCCTCCGAAAGCCCGATCTTGTGCACCTGATCGCGCCAGGGCGCGATCGCGACGATATCCTGCTTCAAGCAGGCTTCGACCGCCTGGCGCATGTCATATTGCTGGCGGACCGTCGCCAGATTGATGGACAGACCCTCTATGGCCATCGTGATGATCCTCCCCGATCTTGTCCGCTAGTCGATGCCTACGGTGGCAAGGATCGCCTTCATGCGATAGACGGCTAGATCCGGGTCACGCAGCACGCGCGCCGTATCCGCCAGACGGAAAAGCTCCGAAAGATGCTGGATGGAGCGGGCGCTCTGCTGGCCGCCGAGCATCTGGAAATGATCCTGGAAGCCGTTGAGATAGGCGAGGAAGACGACGCCGGTCTTATAGAAGCGCGTCGGTGCCTTGAAGATATGGCGTGACAGCGGAACGGTCGGCGCCAGGATTGCGTGGAAGGCTTCGAGGTCGTTCTGAGCGAGCTTTGCGAGCGCCGCACTTGCCGCCGGCGCGACGGCATCGAAGATGCCGAGCAAGGCGTGCGAATAGCCCTGCTCGTCACCGGCGATCAGTTCGGCATAGTTGAAATCGTCACCGGTATACATCTTGACCGACGGATCGAGCCGGCGGCGCATGACGATTTCCTTCTCCGCCGAAAGCAGCGAAATCTTCACGCCATCGACCTTGGCCGCATTCTGATTGATGATCGCTGTCGCGGTCTCCATGGCCAGCATGTCGTCGGCCGAGCCCCA
Proteins encoded in this region:
- a CDS encoding ABC transporter permease, with amino-acid sequence MPRILKKRETLLAVIIVIMIAGFATRAAGFAEPSNLANIFNDTSILIILALAQMTVILTKSIDLSVAANLALTGMAVAMLNAGYPDIPLIALVITAILMGAVLGAINGYLVWALEIPPIVVTLGTLTIYRGMAFVLSGGAWVNAHQFTPIFLNVPRTPLLGLPVLAWIGIAIVLMMYLVLRYTQFGRSAYASGGNPVAAVYAGIDVGWTRFLAFVLSGALAGLSGYLWVSRYAVAYVDIANGFELDSVAACVIGGISIAGGVGSVAGAVLGALFLGVIKNALPVIGISPFTQMAISGTVIILAVVFNARRERNRGRIILRDQAAKDTASQGAHA
- a CDS encoding ABC transporter permease, with protein sequence MSNGSQAVTAEKRVIPDRLGTPFKRIMASWETLLFGVAVAIFIFNSLASPYFLDPFNLSDATFNFTEKAMIAFAMALLVIAGEIDLSVAAIIALASTAMGAAAQLGVDTPGLVAIGIGVGLVCGIFNGLLVSVLKLPSIVVTIGTMSLFRGISYIVLGDQAYGNYPDSFAYFGQGYVVWVFSFEFVLFIVLAITFAILLHATNFGRQVYTIGNNDFAARFSGIPVERVKFILFLLTGIMSGIAAVCLTSRLGSTRPSIALGWELEVVTMVVLGGVSILGGSGTIGGVVIAAFVMGLVTFGLGLLNVPGIVMSIFIGLLLIITIALPIVARRIRTMSSK
- the rhaM gene encoding L-rhamnose mutarotase; amino-acid sequence: MTAALERHAFKMTLNPGMEAEYRKRHDEIWPELVDLLHQAGVSDYSIHLDRETNTLFGVLTRPKDHTMASLPAHPVMKKWWAHMADIMATNPDNSPIQSDLVTVFHLP
- a CDS encoding FGGY-family carbohydrate kinase, with the protein product MNSETVYRHIAVIDIGKTNAKVVVLDAGTGAEIAAVRTANSVLKSGPYPHYDIESLWRFIIEALKGFAATPGFDAISITTHGASAVMLSADGSLALPVLDYEHGYPQAVQDAYAQVRPAFAETFSPRLSGGLNVGAQIHYLKITFPADFARVATILTYPQYWTFRLTGVAANEVTSLGCHTDLWNPTTQNYSSLVDALGIRGLMAPVRSAFEALGPVLPALSEEIGLTKSVPAYCGIHDSNASLLPHLVENEAPFAVVSTGTWVISFGVGGDLDHLDPARDTLANIDAYGRAVPSSRFMGGREFEILAAEIGIASHEAIEAALEPVIEKGLMLLPNVVDGSGPFPGQTRRWIGDISVSKAERLAAVSLYLALMTEACLDLIGAKGPVFVEGPFALNRPYLTALSALTSTDVIALASSTGTSQGAALLAGIRPISAADSPPVRAELPGLARYRQSWREAMIS
- a CDS encoding aminoglycoside phosphotransferase family protein; protein product: MNESDDFKAYFDLWRLIPDGAPIVTHSSRLFPVRRDGEPAMLKIADAPEEKSGAELMVWWNGIGAARVLEHQDDAILLERATGSRSLAEMARNGEDDEASRIICEAVAGLHASRGGGLPQLIPLVHRFRSLETMAHCEGGTFVRSAVTARKLLSEPRDVVALHGDIHHGNILDFSERGWLAIDPKGLVGERGFDYANLFCNPDNAVATSPGRLARQVAVVAEAAGMERGRLLRWIVAWAGLSASWLIEDGEDEHVEPTLRVAEIAAAELARTED
- a CDS encoding branched-chain amino acid ABC transporter substrate-binding protein, whose translation is MSLKTLTAATFVASLAFAPLAHADITIGLIAPLTGPVAAYGEQVKNGAQTAIDEINKSGGVLGQKLVLKLGDDAGDPKQGVSVANGIVGDSIRFVVGPVTSGVAIPVSDALAENGILMVTPTATAPDLTNRGLTNVFRTCGRDDQQAVVAGEYVVKNFKDKKIAILNDKGAYGKGLADAFKAAINKGGITEVVNDSLTPGEKDYSALTTKLKQAGVEVIYFGGYHPEAGLLARQLHDISVKAQIIGGDGLSNTEYWAIANDSAAGTLFTNASDALKNPDSQSAVAALKARNIPAEAFTLNAYAAVQVLKAGIEKAGKADDAEAVGTALKKGEPIDTAIGKVTYGETGDLTSQSFSLYKWEGGKIVSAE
- a CDS encoding sugar phosphate isomerase/epimerase family protein encodes the protein MAIEGLSINLATVRQQYDMRQAVEACLKQDIVAIAPWRDQVHKIGLSEAARIVADNRLKVTGLCRGGMFPAASAEGRAAAIDDNKRAIDEAAALNADCLVLVVGGLPEGSKDIAHAREMVADGIAAILPHARSSGIPLAIEPLHPMYAADRACVNMLEQALDICDLLGEGIGVAVDVYHVWWDPKLYQQIARAGAGGRILAHHICDWLVPTTDLLLDRGMMGDGVIDLKRIRAEIEKAGFFGLQEVEIFSQNNWWKRPGEEVLSTCIERFRTVC